One Paraburkholderia aromaticivorans genomic region harbors:
- a CDS encoding cytochrome oxidase small assembly protein, which translates to MTRNPQERRTPEQIRAGNRRIGFVMFVIAAVFFASVIIHQKWFS; encoded by the coding sequence ATGACGCGCAATCCTCAAGAAAGACGTACGCCCGAGCAGATTCGTGCAGGCAACCGGCGTATTGGTTTCGTGATGTTCGTGATCGCCGCAGTGTTTTTCGCGAGCGTCATCATTCATCAGAAGTGGTTTTCCTGA
- a CDS encoding cytochrome c oxidase assembly protein, with the protein MSTQPPAKADRSFNRSMLIKLFVVALMMFGFGFALVPMYRAICQITGINNLVQRDATVREAKNTQVDMSRTISIEFDANARGPLGFKPEQRSLDVHPGEVTTVMYEVSNEQARTIQAQAIPSYAPKQATEYFKKIECFCFTQQTLTANQTRRLPVVFVVDPKLPKDVKTITLSYTFFELNTPAAATTGSAAPTANTDKSAAATAANPT; encoded by the coding sequence ATGTCGACGCAACCGCCGGCTAAGGCCGACCGTTCTTTTAACCGTTCGATGCTGATCAAGCTGTTCGTCGTCGCGTTGATGATGTTCGGTTTCGGTTTCGCGCTGGTGCCGATGTATCGCGCGATCTGCCAGATCACCGGCATCAACAACCTCGTGCAGCGTGATGCCACGGTGCGTGAGGCGAAGAATACGCAGGTCGACATGAGCCGCACGATTTCGATCGAATTCGATGCGAACGCGCGCGGCCCGCTGGGTTTCAAGCCGGAGCAGCGTAGTCTCGACGTGCATCCGGGTGAAGTGACGACGGTGATGTACGAGGTGAGCAACGAACAGGCGCGCACGATTCAGGCGCAAGCCATTCCGAGCTACGCGCCGAAGCAGGCCACCGAGTACTTCAAGAAGATCGAGTGTTTTTGCTTTACGCAGCAAACGTTGACGGCGAATCAGACGAGGCGGCTGCCGGTGGTGTTCGTGGTCGATCCGAAGTTGCCGAAGGACGTGAAAACGATCACGTTGTCGTACACGTTCTTTGAGTTGAATACGCCGGCAGCGGCGACGACCGGAAGCGCGGCGCCCACGGCCAATACGGATAAAAGCGCGGCGGCCACGGCAGCCAATCCCACCTGA
- a CDS encoding DUF2970 domain-containing protein, which produces MSDNGGSPRKSSFGQSMRAVLWSFFGVRKRRDLEADATQLNPLHVIAAALICAAIFIVVLILIVRVVVG; this is translated from the coding sequence ATGAGCGATAACGGCGGCAGCCCGCGCAAGAGCAGTTTTGGTCAGTCGATGCGTGCGGTGCTCTGGTCGTTTTTCGGGGTGCGCAAGCGTCGCGATCTGGAGGCGGACGCCACGCAGTTGAACCCGCTGCACGTGATCGCGGCAGCGTTGATCTGCGCGGCCATTTTTATCGTGGTGCTGATTCTGATCGTACGCGTCGTAGTAGGTTGA
- a CDS encoding cytochrome c oxidase subunit 3, producing the protein MSGQNESPYYFVPHPSRHPISAAAGLLVMLGSLAAWINEHDWAPIGVVAGLLWLLFTLWHWFGDAIAESESGMYGKNVDKSYRWSMSWFIFSEVMFFGAFFGALFYAREIALHQLGSLDYKLIWPDFSAVWPNNGPAALVSTFKSMQPWPVPTINTALLLSSGATLTVSHHALREDHRKNAIIWLAATLVLGVSFLFLQGFEYFHAYNELNLTLSSGVYGSTFFLLTGFHGFHVFLGGTMLAVVLARMIRGHFTAEHHFAFEGAAWYWHFVDVVWLGLYIVVYWL; encoded by the coding sequence ATGAGCGGTCAAAACGAGAGCCCGTACTATTTCGTACCGCATCCGTCGCGGCATCCGATCAGCGCCGCTGCTGGGTTGCTGGTCATGCTCGGATCGCTTGCGGCCTGGATCAACGAACATGACTGGGCGCCGATCGGCGTCGTCGCCGGTTTGTTGTGGCTGCTCTTTACGCTGTGGCACTGGTTCGGCGACGCGATCGCCGAGTCGGAAAGCGGCATGTACGGCAAGAATGTCGACAAGTCGTACCGCTGGAGCATGAGCTGGTTCATCTTCTCCGAAGTGATGTTCTTCGGTGCGTTCTTCGGCGCGCTGTTTTATGCGCGTGAAATCGCACTGCATCAATTGGGCAGCCTCGATTACAAGCTGATCTGGCCGGACTTCTCGGCGGTGTGGCCGAACAACGGTCCGGCAGCGCTGGTCTCGACCTTCAAGTCGATGCAACCGTGGCCGGTGCCGACCATCAACACGGCGCTGCTGCTTTCCTCGGGCGCGACGCTGACGGTCTCGCACCACGCGCTGCGTGAAGATCATCGCAAGAACGCGATCATCTGGCTGGCCGCAACGCTCGTGCTTGGCGTCAGCTTTCTGTTCCTGCAAGGCTTCGAATATTTCCACGCGTACAACGAACTGAATCTGACGCTGTCGTCGGGCGTGTATGGTTCGACGTTCTTCCTGCTGACCGGCTTCCACGGCTTTCACGTGTTCCTCGGCGGCACGATGCTGGCCGTCGTGCTGGCGCGCATGATTCGCGGTCACTTCACGGCGGAGCATCACTTCGCGTTCGAAGGCGCGGCCTGGTATTGGCACTTTGTGGACGTCGTGTGGCTCGGGCTGTACATCGTCGTGTACTGGCTGTAA
- a CDS encoding twin transmembrane helix small protein, with protein sequence MHILVPIAFVLIIASMVSALYFMMHDKGKTKRMVWSLATRVGLSISLFLFILFAHWMGWIQSTGIPYGR encoded by the coding sequence ATGCACATTCTCGTTCCCATCGCCTTCGTCCTGATCATCGCCAGCATGGTGTCGGCGCTGTACTTCATGATGCATGACAAGGGCAAAACCAAGCGGATGGTCTGGTCGCTCGCCACGCGGGTGGGCCTGTCGATCTCGCTGTTCCTGTTCATCCTGTTCGCTCACTGGATGGGCTGGATTCAGTCGACTGGTATTCCTTACGGGCGCTGA